A single region of the Drosophila takahashii strain IR98-3 E-12201 chromosome 2R, DtakHiC1v2, whole genome shotgun sequence genome encodes:
- the CAP gene encoding uncharacterized protein CAP isoform X21 produces MPNNRNRNRNRNRNKRNRNQSQNQNQNPNQSNQQQAEGAEEQREEQEQQEDQERQDSQIAVATSSSSVDDNGNSGSVSNGPTENSKKVTSTLEKSEEEKKEELSEKPATVIRKEEDSDAEMGAKNSKHRKEKSDKQAATNGKAEEQVRPPPTIIRRPPGSPRQAKVIVHRIVREEDKANGEDKSQQQHKVVESKEVVSTEIKESKNLEQLLPETSQLIENVQQQQVENLQVHESNEAQKPDEVDYSKEPAQPEPKEPEQYVLQLQKAMEFVENAHQQHIAAVESHKKDVELSPQEQEKLEAQEEARQQHVAVAPEQQQEKDQQQHVETAPKSVKKIEKKDDVQVKVSPPQQLPPKQTPSKVIIHQIHLEAQDEPTIEEISSTSGGSLAGTLSPPPRYLVESPKNVSSNAQFSRFSRDVQIQELELNSDCSSGEFNSTLPSPLVCEADSESEGSIGVLGAERSPSDPQVPSSSRVEMQQQQEQLRQKRAQKRNALESHFLPQLLNPRYLDSILEENGEATSFRNSSGSAAGNQAEIRTPKLNETFPRSQLDFSRRHKRREEAPSPLKLETKLLEESSDLESCTRLQSALSPQSEDAELVYLSSSASSSVSDLMELELEQAAALAERALVDLDTDASRLILRPDDEMSSTSTTTADRSVTEAETETEMELETGRESEVDESRESTPVNNANSSLSSLLSAATPTPTPTPTPTAADGEQLAKDTKVSGESAVSFGAASPLAATREEFVRNMDKVRELIEMTRREEEQRGGEVPPCSPSPPPVPPPPASSDLPLYSPTTSSSPPFHLTTLQLKRQESNDSHCSDSTTHSQCTAINLASPPLAPQPPTPPLRQKPAPPPAPLVPPTPPQSEPELSVADSDPDTDAIKNLRLLCTEQLASMPYGEQVLEELASVAQNIADQNENKMPYPLPQLPHIKELQLNASEAKSSSFSSSSAWLGLPTQSDPQLLVCLSPGQRELLDAQTQPDDLLDAHQKFVERRGYHELSKAQVREQDHQQQQLEQQSEMLKTAAKMRELRKSLSPEAPPLPPPPVPLKSAETAAKATAHENAKRDDASEQKQKIAASESSSLENKPRRAADLLEQQSAEQRQSSSTTKHTTTTKSTETMSKFPTLDGMESELARMFPQHKGDIFEEQRKRFSNIEFPTSGHPAQTSTQTKRYSNIETSSYESKKRLENGQVIYDVSSSSHEKKEQEEPPVPPIPPPPIMSAPKLNGSTFIDGDVAPKNSQPPKESGGNGTYEEFRQRAKAAADAFGDQRDGDRLDQDRVFKDFDRLSQQMHAELQTTRERREKSASLYDLSGFTRSSATAKEELQQRRHAHMQELEKEIERSARSRQERMSSVPRQMEATPPQTHEIPIELEPRSRRAESMCNLNEPPPRPHTTVGHYTGHQDDWSRYANDLGYSENIARPFAREVEICYQRQNQNQNPNPNQRMPIRAPRLSASTNDLSSSSQYSYDTFNAYGGRRTHAPMLNQAQQQQRPHYGSCYSMIERDPNPRYISTTSRRGVSPAPTPTSPQAAPQVPPPAYDRQQRRSSLPRELHEQQLKYILSKEEELKFEVERLQQERRRLMEEMQRAPVLPAPQRRESYRPAAKLPTLSEDEVFRQQMAEEWMNKVAEREERRQHKIIRISKIEDEQDHSTVDRATISDEFLDRVKERRHKLAMPADSDWESGAESQPQPAVQSQPESDVEAPPIRILEGQAEANLRQLPRHLREFAKFSTSEQLPNGGQMERHEEQERREEATDNSHSSATKKTSIVKTYKVSRLPPSVQGEFPGHFSGGKRGRPYRERSQTARLVSHNIPLELTSNHSSSPDSDSNPKSHPHPNLNTGCGSSTPSSIPSVVQFSAPPPPVEPLNPSSSTAGGILGTALLVGLSLLTAWNKFTFERSSSNSELRRPFVRRQLSDASRPAYRPNEVTRPSYKSNGYVSEPEPNYDSDYSTVRYRTQNPHRVQSVSSAVNVRNLNQDEKLYGTMPNPIKSAQNSYKNQPGRIENYTTGHSSVSEKEKKEWWDEVMDIFNGNLEQSKLSPLYTEGNLSRALAKESGYTSDSNLVFRKKEVPVSSPLSPVEQKQAYKSLQAGGEPPLLGFRKPAPEKPRDLDPNAPPIPPQPPVKGHTLYDFPYNTDTVDGSDVNIHFKTPIRHEQRQNVPEEELAIRQAEHMQKLYHEERRRKYLQELQDMNSRRHTDNFTPSQKSPIALNRYDDFPTDVTLKSLVGPKTVARALFNFQGQSSKELSFRKGDTIYIRRQIDANWYEGEHNAMIGLLPASYVEIVSRDGARTPSKRPSEGQARAKYNFQAQSGIELSLNKGELVTLTRRVDGNWFEGKIANRKGIFPCSYVEVLTDIGAEDIAARTTTVITTQSTTNLRPNLDVLRTNINNEFNTLTQNGAQPPNGILKETRTLHKTDALHVDTSSEPLAYRALYKYRPQNSDELELLEGDVVHVLEKCDDGWFVGTSQRTGCFGTFPGNYVERA; encoded by the exons ATGCCCAATAACCGCAATCGTaatcgcaatcgcaatcgcaaCAAACGCAATCGAAACCAAagccaaaatcaaaatcaaaacccAAACCAAAGCAATCAGCAGCAGGCAGAGGGGGCGGAGGAGCAgcgggaggagcaggagcagcaggaggatcAGGAACGTCAAGACTCACAGATCGCAGTAGCAACCTCTTCTTCCTCCGTAGATGATAATGGAAATTCTGGCAGCGTTTCAAATGGGCCAACGGAAAACAGCAAAAAGGTGACGAGCACTCTTGAGAAAAGCgaagaggaaaaaaaagaagaactaTCCGAGAAACCAGCAACAGTCATCCGAAAAGAAGAAGATTCGGACGCAGAAATGGGTGCCAAAAACTCAAAACACCGCAAGGAAAAGTCCGATAAGCAGGCGGCGACTAATGGAAAAGCCGAAGAGCAGGTgcgcccaccacccactatTATAAGAAGGCCGCCGGGCAGTCCGCGTCAAGCCAAGGTCATAGTTCATCGGATAGTGAGGGAGGAGGACAAGGCAAACGGTGAAGATAaatcgcagcagcaacacaaggTTGTGGAATCCAAGGAGGTTGTATCTACGGAGATTAAGGAATCAAAGAATCTGGAACAGCTACTTCCTGAAACTAGTCAGCTTATAGAAAAcgtacagcagcaacaggttgAAAATCTACAAGTTCATGAAAGTAACGAAGCTCAAAAGCCAGATGAAGTGGATTATTCAAAGGAACCAGCACAGCCTGAGCCAAAAGAACCAGAGCAATATGTGTTGCAACTTCAAAAAGCCATGGAATTTGTGGAGAATGCACACCAGCAACATATTGCTGCGGTAGAAAGTCATAAAAAAGACGTGGAACTAAGTCCACAGGAGCAAGAGAAACTCGAAGCACAAGAAGAagcacggcagcaacatgttgccgtTGCCCCAGAGCAGCAACAGGAGAAGGACCAACAGCAACATGTTGAAACTGCCCCAAAGTCAGTGAAGAAAATCGAGAAAAAAGACGACGTCCAAGTGAAAGTTTCTCCTCCCCAGCAATTGCCTCCCAAACAGACCCCCTCCAAGGTGATTATACACCAGATACACCTGGAAGCCCAAGATGAACCCACCATCGAGGAGATCAGCAGTACTTCCGGTGGCTCTCTGGCCGGAACCCTGTCTCCACCACCCCGCTATTTGGTGGAGTCCCCGAAAAACGTGTCAAGCAACGCTCAATTTTCCCGCTTCTCCCGCGATGTTCAAATCCAGGAACTGGAACTGAACAGCGACTGCAGCTCTGGGGAATTCAACTCCACCCTGCCGTCGCCTCTCGTCTGCGAAGCGGACTCGGAATCAGAGGGATCAATTGGCGTCCTGGGAGCTGAGCGATCTCCGTCGGATCCACAGGTGCCGTCCAGCAGTCGAGTGgaaatgcagcagcagcaggagcaactgCGCCAGAAGCGCGCACAGAAACGGAACGCTCTGGAGTCGCACTTCCTGCCGCAGTTGCTCAATCCCCGCTATCTGGACAGCATCCTGGAGGAGAACGGCGAGGCAACCAGCTTCCGCAACTCCTCTGGTTCCGCTGCAGGCAATCAGGCGGAGATCCGCACGCCCAAGCTAAACGAGACCTTCCCGAGGAGTCAGTTGGACTTTAGTCGCCGGCACAAACGCAGGGAGGAGGCACCGTCGCCGCTGAAACTGGAAACGAAGCTGTTGGAGGAATCATCCGACTTGGAGAGCTGTACCCGTCTCCAGAGCGCCCTGTCGCCCCAATCAGAGGATGCTGAGCTGGTTTACCTGAGTTCCTCCGCCTCGAGTAGTGTGTCCGACCTCATGGAACTGGAACTCGAGCAGGCGGCCGCCTTGGCGGAACGGGCCCTGGTGGATTTGGATACGGATGCCAGCCGTCTGATCCTCCGGCCGGACGATGAGATGAGCAGCACGAGCACCACCACGGCGGACAGGAGTGTGAcggaagcggaaacggaaacggaaatggaacTAGAGACGGGCAGAGAGTCCGAGGTCGATGAGAGTCGCGAGAGCACACCTGTTAACAATGCCAATTCCTCGCTGTCTTCGCTGCTGAGCGCCGCAACGCCGACGCCGACGCCAACGCCAACGCCCACGGCAGCCGATGGCGAGCAATTAGCAAAAGATACAAAAGTATCTGGCGAATCGGCGGTCAGTTTCGGGGCAGCATCGCCGCTAGCGGCCACGCGCGAGGAGTTCGTTCGCAACATGGACAAAGTGCGCGAGTTGATCGAGATGACGCGGCGCGAAGAGGAGCAAAGAGGAGGTGAAGTGCCGCCGTGTTCGCCGTCGCCGCCGCCCGTTCCCCCACCCCCGGCCTCCAGCGACCTACCGCTTTACAGTCCCACCACCTCGTCCTCCCCCCCGTTCCACCTCACCACCCTGCAGCTGAAGCGGCAGGAGTCGAACGACTCCCACTGCTCCGACAGCACCACCCACAGCCAATGCACGGCCATCAACCTGGCCAGTCCCCCACTGGCGCCCCAGCCACCCACACCGCCACTCAGACAAAAGCccgcaccaccaccagcaccactAGTACCACCCACTCCACCCCAATCAGAGCCAGAGCTTTCAGTTGCAGATTCGGATCCCGATACGGATGCCATCAAGAACCTGCGCCTGCTGTGCACCGAGCAGTTGGCCTCCATGCCCTATGGCGAACAGGTGCTCGAGGAGCTAGCCAGCGTGGCCCAGAACATAGCGGATCAGAACGAGAATAAGATGCCCTATCCCCTGCCCCAGTTGCCGCACATCAAGGAGCTGCAGTTGAACGCCAGCGAGGCCaagtcctcctccttctcctcctcctccgcctggcTGGGCCTGCCCACCCAGTCCGATCCCCAGCTGCTGGTGTGCCTCTCGCCAGGTCAGAGGGAGCTGCTGGACGCCCAGACCCAGCCGGACGACCTCCTGGACGCCCACCAGAAGTTCGTGGAGCGTCGGGGCTACCATGAGTTGTCCAAGGCGCAGGTGCGCGAGCAGgatcaccagcagcagcaactggagCAGCAGAGCGAGATGCTCAAGACGGCGGCCAAGATGCGCGAATTGCGCAAGAGCCTCTCGCCAGAGGCTCCCCCCCTGCCCCCGCCGCCTGTGCCGCTGAAGAGCGCCGAAACGGCGGCCAAGGCGACTGCTCATGAAAACGCCAAGAGAGATGACGCAAGCGAACAAAAGCAGAAGATCGCGGCCAGCGAATCGTCATCGCTTGAAAATAAACCAAGGCGAGCAGCTGATCTCCTCGAGCAGCAGTCGGCAGAGCAACGCcagagcagcagcaccaccaagcacaccaccaccaccaagaGCACAGAGACCATGTCCAAGTTTCCCACGCTGGACGGCATGGAGAGCGAGCTGGCCAGGATGTTCCCGCAGCACAAGGGCGACATTTTCGAAGAGCAGCGCAAGCGGTTCTCCAACATTGAGTTCCCCACATCCGGCCATCCTGCCCAGACTTCCACTCAAACGAAGCGTTACTCCAACATCGAGACGAGTAGCTACGAGTCCAAGAAGCGACTGGAGAACGGTCAGGTGATCTACGACGTCAGCAGCTCCAGTCACGAGAAGAAGGAGCAGGAAGAGCCTCCCGTGCCGCCCATCCCCCCACCGCCAATTATGTCAGCACCGAAATTAAACGGCAGCACTTTCATTGATGGAGACGTGGCGCCCAAAAATAGCCAGCCACCGAAAGAGAGCGGCGGCAACGGTACGTATGAGGAATTTCGGCAGCGTGCCAAGGCCGCTGCGGATGCTTTTGGAGATCAGAGGGATGGGGACCGGCTGGACCAAGACCGCGTGTTCAAGGACTTTGACAGGCTGTCCCAGCAAATGCACGCCGAGCTGCAGACGACCCGTGAGCGACGGGAGAAGTCTGCCTCGCTGTACGATCTCAGTGGCTTCACCCGATCATCTGCGACGGCGAaggaggagctgcagcagcggcggcatgCTCACATGCAGGAGCTGGAGAAGGAGATCGAACGGTCGGCAAGGTCGCGACAGGAGCGCATGTCCTCGGTGCCGCGACAAATGGAGGCCACTCCGCCGCAAACCCACGAGATTCCCATCGAGCTGGAGCCGCGTTCCCGACGTGCCGAGTCCATGTGCAATCTCAACGAACCCCCACCACGTCCGCACACCACAGTGGGTCACTACACTGGCCACCAGGACGACTGGTCGCGGTATGCCAACGATTTGGGTTACTCGGAGAACATAGCTCGACCCTTTGCCAGGGAGGTGGAGATCTGCTATCAGCGACAGAACCAGAATCAGAATCCTAATCCGAATCAGAGGATGCCAATCAGGGCTCCACGGCTTTCAGCCAGCACCAATGACCTGAGCAGCTCCAGCCAGTACAGCTATGATACCTTCAATGCCTACGGGGGGCGGAGAACCCATGCCCCTATGCTTAATCaggcgcaacagcagcagcgtcCCCATTACGGCAGCTGCTACTCCATGATCGAGCGGGATCCCAATCCGCGGTACATTAGCACCACCTCAAGAAGGGGCGTCAGTCCGGCACCAACACCAACATCACCACAAGCTGCTCCACAGGTGCCTCCACCGGCCTACGACCGTCAGCAGAGGAGGTCCTCGCTGCCCAGGGAGCTGCACGAGCAGCAGCTGAAGTACATACTCtccaaggaggaggagctcaAGTTCGAGGTGGAGCGACTGCAGCAGGAACGACGTCGCCTGATGGAGGAGATGCAGAGGGCGCCAGTGCTGCCGGCCCCCCAGAGGAGGGAGAGCTACAGGCCAGCCGCCAAGCTGCCCACGCTGAGCGAGGACGAGGTGTTCCGCCAGCAGATGGCCGAGGAGTGGATGAACAAGGTGGCCGAGCGAGAGGAGCGGCGGCAGCACAAGATCATACGCATATCCAAGATCGAGGACGAGCAGGATCACTCCACGGTGGACAGGGCGACCATCAGCGATGAGTTCCTTGACCGCGTGAAGGAGCGGCGCCACAAGTTGGCCATGCCGGCGGACAGTGACTGGGAGAGTGGGGCGGAATCGCAGCCCCAGCCAGCCGTTCAGTCGCAACCGGAATCGGATGTGGAGGCGCCACCCATCCGCATACTCGAGGGGCAGGCCGAGGCCAATCTCCGCCAGTTGCCACGTCACCTGCGGGAGTTCGCCAAGTTCTCCACCAGCGAACAGCTGCCGAATGGCGGCCAGATGGAGCGGCACGAGGAGCAGGAACGCCGGGAGGAGGCCACCGACAACTCGCACAGCAGTGCCACCAAGAAGACGAGCATCGTGAAGACGTACAAGGTTTCCCGGCTGCCGCCTTCCGTCCAGGGTGAGTTTCCCGGCCACTTTTCCGGGGGCAAGCGTGGCCGTCCTTACCGCGAACGCTCGCAAACGGCGCGGCTCGTGAGTCATAACATCCCCCTGGAACTAACCAGTAACCACAGCTCATCGCCTGACTCCGACTCCAATCCCAAAAGCCATCCCCACCCCAATCTCAATACCGGTTGTGGTTCCTCCACCCCATCCTCTATCCCATCCGTAGTACAATTCtctgcaccaccaccacccgtTGAACCATTGAATCCCTCATCCAGCACCGCAGGCGGCATCTTGGGCACCGCTTTGTTGGTGGGCTTATCCCTGCTGACCGCCTGGAACAAGTTCA CATTCGAGCGCTCCTCTTCCAACTCGGAGTTGCGGAGGCCGTTTGTCCGGCGCCAACTGTCCGACGCCAGTCGTCCAGCCTACAGGCCCAATGAAGTCA CCCGTCCGTCGTACAAGAGCAACGGCTACGTCTCAGAGCCAGAACCCAACTACGATTCCGATTACTCAACGGTGAGGTATCGCACCCAGAATCCGCACCGCGTGCAGTCCGTCTCCTCGGCTGTCAATGTGCGCAACCTCAACCAGGACGAAAA GTTGTATGGTACTATGCCAAATCCCATAAAGTCAGCGCAGAATTCGTATAAAAATCAGCCAGGTCGCATCGAGAACTATACGACAGGTCATTCGTCTGTTTccgaaaaggaaaagaagGAG TGGTGGGACGAAGTGATGGACATCTTTAACGGG AACCTAGAACAATCGAAACTATCACCGTTGTACACTGAAGGTAATTTGTCCAG AGCTTTGGCCAAGGAATCCGGTTATACCAGCGACTCGAACCTGGTCTTCCGAAAGAAGGAGGTACCCGTGAGCAGTCCCCTCAGTCCCGTCGAGCAAAAGCAGGCCTACAAGAGTCTCCAGGCAGGCGGAGAACCTCCACTGCTAGGCTTCCGCAAACCAGCGCCCGAGAAGCCCCGTG ATCTCGACCCGAACGCGCCCCCCATTCCCCCCCAGCCGCCGGTCAAGGGTCACACCCTCTACGATTTCCCGTACAACACCGACACCGTCGACGGATCAG ACGTGAACATCCACTTCAAGACCCCGATCAGGCATGAGCAGCGCCAGAACGTGCCGGAGGAGGAACTAGCCATTCGCCAAGCGGAGCACATGCAGAAGCTCTACCACGAGGAGCGCCGTCGCAAGTATCTACAGGAGCTGCAGGACATGAACTCGCGCCGCCACACGGACAACTTCACGCCGTCGCAGAAGTCGCCCATCGCCCTCAATCGCTACGATGACTTCCCCACGGACGTGACCCTCAAGTCGCTGGTGGGTCCCAAGACGGTGGCCCGGGCACTCTTCAACTTCCAGGGACAGAGCTCCAA GGAGCTTTCGTTCCGAAAGGGCGACACCATCTACATCAGGCGGCAGATCGATGCCAATTGGTACGAGGGCGAGCACAATGCCATGATTGGACTGCTCCCAGCCAGTTATGTTGAG ATTGTCAGTCGAGATGGCGCCCGTACCCCATCCAAGCGGCCATCGGAAGGCCAGGCCCGTGCCAAATACAACTTCCAGGCCCAATCGGGCATCGAACTCTCTTTGAACAAGGGCGAATTGGTAACATTGACACGCCGAGTGGACGGAAACTGGTTCGAGGGCAAGATTGCCAACAGGAAGGGCATCTTCCCGTGCTCCTATGTGGAA GTACTCACGGATATTGGTGCTGAGGACATAGCGGCCCGGACTACGACCGTGATCACCACCCAAAGCACGACAAATCTGCGGCCCAATCTCGACGTGCTGCGCACAAACATCAACAATGAGTTCAACACGCTCACGCAAAATGGAGCCCAGCCACCGAATGGAATCCTCAAGGAAACGCGGACGCTCCACAAGACGGACGCCCTCCACGTGGACACCAGTTCCGAGCCATTGGC GTATCGAGCCCTGTACAAGTACCGGCCCCAGAACTCCGACGAACTGGAACTGCTCGAGGGAGATGTGGTCCATGTGCTAGAGAAGTGCGACGACGGATGGTTCGTGGGCACCTCACAGAGGACCGGCTGCTTCGGCACATTCCCCGGCAACTACGTGGAACGGGCCTAG